A genomic region of Prionailurus bengalensis isolate Pbe53 chromosome D1, Fcat_Pben_1.1_paternal_pri, whole genome shotgun sequence contains the following coding sequences:
- the LOC122483636 gene encoding LOW QUALITY PROTEIN: spliceosome-associated protein CWC15 homolog (The sequence of the model RefSeq protein was modified relative to this genomic sequence to represent the inferred CDS: substituted 1 base at 1 genomic stop codon), translating into MTTAARPTFEPGRGGRGKGEGDLSQLSKXYSSRDLPSHTKIKYRQTTQDAPEEVRNRDFRRELEERERAAAREKNRDHPTREHTTSSSVSKKPRLDQIPAANLDADDPLTDEEDEDEDFEEESDDDDTAALLAELEKIKKERAEEQARKEQEEKAEEERIRMENILSGNPLLNLTGPSQPQANFKVKRRWDDDVVFKNCAKGVDDQKKDKRFVNDTLRSEFHKKFMEKYIK; encoded by the coding sequence CTAGGCCAACTTTTGAAcctgggagaggggggagaggaaaaggagaaggtgaTTTGAGCCAACTCTCAAAGTAGTATTCAAGTAGAGACCTACCTTCTCatacaaagataaaatatagaCAAACCACTCAGGATGCCCCTGAAGAGGTTCGCAACCGTGACTTCAGGAGAGAGCtagaggagagagagcgagctgccgccagagaaaaaaatagagatcatCCAACACGAGAACATACAACCTCCTCATCAGTGTCCAAGAAACCTCGGTTAGACCAGATTCCTGCTGCCAACCTTGATGCAGATGATCCTCTAACAGATGAGGAAGATGAAGATGAAGATTTTGAAGAGgagagtgatgatgatgatactgCAGCTCTTCTTGCAGagctagaaaaaattaaaaaagaaagagctgaagagcaggccaggaaggaacaagaagaaaaagctgAAGAAGAAAGAATACGTATGGAAAACATATTGAGTGGAAACCCTCTCCTTAATCTCACTGGCCCATCCCAGCCTCAGGCCAACTTCAAAGTTAAAAGAAGGTGGGATGATGATGTTGTTTTCAAGAACTGTGCAAAAGGTGTAGATGatcagaagaaagacaaaagatttGTAAATGATACACTGCGATCTGAATTTCACAAAAAGTTCAtggagaaatatattaaatag